In Balneola sp., one genomic interval encodes:
- a CDS encoding tRNA (guanosine(46)-N7)-methyltransferase TrmB — translation MPKVKEERMEELPKLNNTLVYTDFDEGNPAPKGKWNSEIFENENQIVLELACGKGEYSVGLAQLHPEKNYVGLDIKGNRLWVGAKEALDNNLENVRYLRCYIDHLDQFFGKNEVDEAWIVFSDPYIKKERKRLTAPKFLKVYRKVMKPGAIINLKTDSDVLYEYTKEIIEQENLELLDDEANVHKNRPNDPELSIITYYESMHLEKGKTIKYLKFRI, via the coding sequence ATGCCCAAGGTAAAAGAAGAACGTATGGAAGAGCTGCCCAAGCTTAATAATACACTGGTCTACACAGACTTCGACGAAGGGAATCCCGCTCCAAAAGGAAAATGGAATTCCGAGATTTTTGAAAACGAGAACCAAATAGTTTTGGAGTTAGCCTGTGGCAAAGGAGAATATTCGGTTGGACTTGCTCAACTTCACCCCGAGAAAAACTACGTCGGCTTAGATATTAAAGGAAATCGATTATGGGTAGGAGCAAAGGAAGCCCTGGATAACAATCTGGAAAATGTCCGATACCTTCGTTGTTATATCGACCACTTAGACCAGTTTTTTGGAAAGAATGAAGTCGATGAAGCATGGATCGTTTTTTCAGATCCATATATAAAGAAAGAGAGGAAAAGGCTTACTGCTCCTAAATTCTTAAAAGTGTATCGAAAGGTAATGAAGCCTGGAGCAATCATAAATCTAAAAACAGATAGTGATGTGCTCTATGAATACACGAAAGAGATCATCGAGCAAGAAAATTTAGAGCTGTTAGATGACGAAGCCAATGTCCATAAAAATCGCCCAAATGACCCTGAGCTTTCTATTATCACTTATTATGAAAGCATGCACCTCGAAAAAGGGAAAACGATCAAATATTTGAAGTTTAGGATCTAG
- a CDS encoding TetR family transcriptional regulator, protein MSEEVPLRDQILDISRHLLYQEGYKALSMRKIAKQADVTATSIYLYFENKDHLLHTLIEESVEDLSQFIETRSLPKTDSIERFKAITESYVQFALEYPEKYKIIYKVRSDSMARYPKEKFRKARRAYELLVKTIEESVTQGLMEVEKPVVAAYSIWAQLHGVVSVVLNKRLDSRINSDQFIEDSIELVVQGFLVRTTVS, encoded by the coding sequence ATGAGCGAAGAAGTTCCACTAAGAGATCAGATTTTAGACATCAGCCGACATTTACTTTATCAGGAAGGTTATAAGGCGCTATCAATGCGGAAAATTGCCAAACAGGCAGATGTGACTGCAACAAGCATTTATTTGTACTTCGAAAACAAAGATCACTTGTTACATACACTCATTGAAGAGTCTGTGGAAGATCTGAGCCAATTTATTGAAACAAGATCGCTCCCAAAAACTGATAGTATTGAACGCTTTAAAGCGATAACTGAAAGCTATGTTCAATTTGCCCTGGAATATCCGGAGAAGTATAAAATTATATACAAAGTCCGGTCTGATTCAATGGCCAGGTATCCAAAAGAGAAGTTTCGGAAAGCCCGGCGCGCTTACGAATTGTTAGTGAAAACAATTGAAGAAAGTGTAACTCAGGGACTTATGGAAGTGGAAAAACCAGTAGTTGCGGCCTATTCAATATGGGCACAATTGCACGGTGTAGTATCGGTTGTGCTAAATAAAAGGCTGGATAGCCGAATAAACAGTGATCAATTTATAGAGGATTCTATTGAACTGGTAGTTCAGGGATTCTTGGTTCGAACAACAGTATCATAA